A DNA window from Primulina tabacum isolate GXHZ01 chromosome 12, ASM2559414v2, whole genome shotgun sequence contains the following coding sequences:
- the LOC142521494 gene encoding uncharacterized protein LOC142521494 isoform X2: protein MSGGCGSNVSLNDDDLLEIRARCKELTKEKEMLRDSKSQSFELIRKLECHVKNLSEAREEDKNHIQDLERELSNCCQEIDYLQDQLNTRNSDLNCLDEEISSLRLKLANMENLEEEVRHLREQMKIYESERVLLTEEIEDKEVIIRNSASCVEKLEESISSMGLEYQCEIESTKLELIAMEQNFFEAKKLLEEKTQQNASMNEFILDLELQIQDADKVIEILDKENKDLKEKVKASEINAKEFAEKMEERFNGSLWKNGYLSSEIENDTSTCGNILGPLLSKFATPEALDAEKRNKMAEMTRQIDDYEHLVRELKVCWHDYLHACACHAATIQMLTPYRRAEKRKVERKRRSRRFSPGNGRAEVPNNRVARRRVQTSCIHRTNIFAKNS, encoded by the exons ATGTCTGGTGGATGCGGTAGCAATGTCTCtttaaatgatgatgatttgtTGGAGATCAGGGCAAGATGCAAGGAG ctgacaaaggaaaaggaaatgTTGAGAGATTCAAAGTCCCAGAGCTTCGAACTAATCAGA AAATTGGAATGTCATGTCAAGAATTTATCTGAAGCCCGTGAGGAAGACAAAAACCACATACAGGACTTGGAAAGAGAATTGAGTAATTGTTGCCAAGAAATAG ATTACCTGCAGGATCAATTGAATACAAGAAACTCTGACTTAAACTGCCTTGATGAAGAAATTAGCAGCCTTCGGTTAAAACTTGCAAACATGGAAAATCTGGAGGAGGAGGTCAGACATTTAAGGGAGCAGATGAAGATATATGAATCTGAGCGAGTGCTATTGACAGAAGAAATTGAGGATAAAGAAGTTATCATAAGGAACTCAGCATCATGTGTTGAGAAGCTGGAGGAGTCAATTTCATCAATGGGATTGGAGTATCAATGTGAAATAGAGAGTACTAAACTAGAGCTAATAGCCATGGAGCAGAATTTTTTCGAAGCAAAAAAATTGCTAGAAGAAAAAACTCAACAAAATGCTTCTATGAACGAGTTCATCCTGGATCTTGAGCTTCAGATTCAGGATGCTGATAAGGTAATTGAGATCTTAGACAAAGAAAATAAAGACTTGAAAGAAAAAGTCAAAGCATCTGAAATAAATGCCAAAGAATTTGCTGAGAAGATGGAGGAGCGATTTAATGGGTCGCTTTGGAAAAATGGCTATCTATCAAGTGAAATAGAAAATGATACAAG TACCTGCGGCAATATTTTGGGTCCCCTGCTTTCCAAGTTTGCTACACCAGAAGCACTGGATGCAGAAAAAAGAAACAAGATGGCCGAAATGACACGTCAGATAGATGACTATGAGCATCTTGTGAGAGAGCTTAAGGTATGCTGGCATGATTATTTACACGCTTGTGCTTGTCATGCAGCAACTATACAAATGCTGACTCCTTATA GAAGAGCTGAGAAAAGAAAAGTTGAACGCAAAAGAAGAAGCAGAAGATTTAGCCCAGGAAATGGCCGAGCTGAGGTACCAAATAACAGGGTTGCTCGAAGAAGAGTGCAAACGTCGTGCATCCATAGAACAAATATCTTTGCAAAGAATAGCTGA
- the LOC142521494 gene encoding uncharacterized protein LOC142521494 isoform X1 — MSGGCGSNVSLNDDDLLEIRARCKELTKEKEMLRDSKSQSFELIRKLECHVKNLSEAREEDKNHIQDLERELSNCCQEIDYLQDQLNTRNSDLNCLDEEISSLRLKLANMENLEEEVRHLREQMKIYESERVLLTEEIEDKEVIIRNSASCVEKLEESISSMGLEYQCEIESTKLELIAMEQNFFEAKKLLEEKTQQNASMNEFILDLELQIQDADKVIEILDKENKDLKEKVKASEINAKEFAEKMEERFNGSLWKNGYLSSEIENDTSTCGNILGPLLSKFATPEALDAEKRNKMAEMTRQIDDYEHLVRELKEELRKEKLNAKEEAEDLAQEMAELRYQITGLLEEECKRRASIEQISLQRIAELEAQIAKEKQKSYTSQSLVVRSINKT, encoded by the exons ATGTCTGGTGGATGCGGTAGCAATGTCTCtttaaatgatgatgatttgtTGGAGATCAGGGCAAGATGCAAGGAG ctgacaaaggaaaaggaaatgTTGAGAGATTCAAAGTCCCAGAGCTTCGAACTAATCAGA AAATTGGAATGTCATGTCAAGAATTTATCTGAAGCCCGTGAGGAAGACAAAAACCACATACAGGACTTGGAAAGAGAATTGAGTAATTGTTGCCAAGAAATAG ATTACCTGCAGGATCAATTGAATACAAGAAACTCTGACTTAAACTGCCTTGATGAAGAAATTAGCAGCCTTCGGTTAAAACTTGCAAACATGGAAAATCTGGAGGAGGAGGTCAGACATTTAAGGGAGCAGATGAAGATATATGAATCTGAGCGAGTGCTATTGACAGAAGAAATTGAGGATAAAGAAGTTATCATAAGGAACTCAGCATCATGTGTTGAGAAGCTGGAGGAGTCAATTTCATCAATGGGATTGGAGTATCAATGTGAAATAGAGAGTACTAAACTAGAGCTAATAGCCATGGAGCAGAATTTTTTCGAAGCAAAAAAATTGCTAGAAGAAAAAACTCAACAAAATGCTTCTATGAACGAGTTCATCCTGGATCTTGAGCTTCAGATTCAGGATGCTGATAAGGTAATTGAGATCTTAGACAAAGAAAATAAAGACTTGAAAGAAAAAGTCAAAGCATCTGAAATAAATGCCAAAGAATTTGCTGAGAAGATGGAGGAGCGATTTAATGGGTCGCTTTGGAAAAATGGCTATCTATCAAGTGAAATAGAAAATGATACAAG TACCTGCGGCAATATTTTGGGTCCCCTGCTTTCCAAGTTTGCTACACCAGAAGCACTGGATGCAGAAAAAAGAAACAAGATGGCCGAAATGACACGTCAGATAGATGACTATGAGCATCTTGTGAGAGAGCTTAAG GAAGAGCTGAGAAAAGAAAAGTTGAACGCAAAAGAAGAAGCAGAAGATTTAGCCCAGGAAATGGCCGAGCTGAGGTACCAAATAACAGGGTTGCTCGAAGAAGAGTGCAAACGTCGTGCATCCATAGAACAAATATCTTTGCAAAGAATAGCTGAATTGGAGGCTCAG ATTGCCAAAGAGAAGCAAAAATCCTACACCTCGCAAAGCCTCGTTGTCAGGAGTATcaacaaaacataa